The following are from one region of the Osmerus mordax isolate fOsmMor3 chromosome 1, fOsmMor3.pri, whole genome shotgun sequence genome:
- the akr7a3 gene encoding aflatoxin B1 aldehyde reductase member 3 yields MLWVARVGLCGFNQRLVSRFNQLPVVLISRCKMSSTGSAQTKKPISLLGTMAFGGRADATLSQEMVKMFLQHGHNDVDTAFMYTDGQAETVIGEMNLPKTVSIATKANPWDGKTLKPESVRSQLDISLKRLKTDSVDLFYLHAPDHQNPIQDTLRACDELHREGKYKELGLSNYASWEVAEIVCICRHNNWIVPTVYQGMYNATTRQVETELLPCLRYCNMRFYAYNPLAGGLLTGKYHFEDKDGSQPAGRFFGNNWAGAYRDRYWKQSHFQAIDLVMKAMETAYGADRPSMTSAALRWMYHHSQLRGDLGDGVIIGMSTMEQLQQNLSASEEGPLDQRVVEAFRQAWDLVAHECPNYFR; encoded by the exons ATGCTTTGGGTTGCAAGAGTAGGCCTGTGTGGATTTAATCAACGACTTGTGTCAAGATTCAACCAGCTACCAGTGGTGCTAATCTCTCGTTGCAAAATGTCGTCGACCGGGTCTGCACAGACAAAGAAGCCCATTTCTCTACTAGGAACTATGGCATTTGGGGGGCGCGCTGACGCGACGCTAAGCCAAGAAATGGTCAAAATGTTTCTGCAGCACGGGCACAATGATGTGGACACTGCTTTTATGTATACCGACGGCCAGGCAGAAACAGTTATTGGTGAAATGAATCTTCCAAAAACAG TGAGCATTGCCACCAAAGCCAACCCCTGGGATGGGAAGACCCTGAAACCTGAGAGTGTTCGGTCCCAGCTGGACATCTCCCTGAAGAGACTGAAGACCGACTCTGTTGACCTCTTCTACCTCCACGCCCCTGACCACCAGAACCCCATCCAGGACACCCTGCGGGCCTGTGATGAGCTCCACAGAGAG gggaAGTACAAGGAGCTGGGTTTATCAAACTATGCCTCCTGGGAGGTGGCTGAGATAGTGTGCATCTGCAGACACAACAACTGGATAGTTCCAACAGTTTATCAG GGGATGTACAATGCCACCACCAGACAGGTGGAGACAGAGCTGCTTCCATGTCTCAGATACTGCAACATGAGGTTCTATGCATACAACCCTCTGGCAG GGGGTCTCCTCACAGGCAAGTACCACTTTGAAGATAAAGATGGCTCTCAGCCTGCAGGACGCTTCTTTGGAAACAACTGGGCGGGGGCCTACAGGGACAG GTACTGGAAGCAGAGCCATTTCCAGGCTATAGACCTGGTCATGAAGGCCATGGAGACGGCTTACGGAGCAGACAGACCCTCTATGACCTCAGCTGCACTCCGATGGATGTACCACCACTCACAGCTCAGG GGGGATCTGGGAGATGGAGTCATCATTGGCATGTCCACCATGGAGCAGCTCCAGCAGAACCTGTCGGCTTCGGAGGAGGGTCCCCTGGACCAGAGGGTGGTGGAGGCCTTCAGGCAGGCCTGGGACCTGGTGGCCCACGAGTGTCCCAATTACTTCCGTTGA
- the mrto4 gene encoding mRNA turnover protein 4 homolog: protein MPKSKRDKKISLTKTAKKGLETKQNLIEELRKCVDVYKHMFVFSVANMRNNKLKDIRTAWKHSRFFFGKNKVMMIAIGRNSTDEYKDNLHKVSRFLRGEVGVLFTNKTKEEVQEYFSHFKETDFARAGNKAQMAVTLDEGPLEQFPHSMEPQLRQLGLPTALKKGVVTLLKEHQVCKEGDALTPEQARILKLFGIEMAEFKLLVKCMWNSESNDFEKMAEEEDEDAMQENEDKEDDGE from the exons ATGCCGAAGTCAAAGAGAGATAAGAAAA TTTCGCTTACGAAGACAGCCAAGAAGGGATTGGAAACAAAACAGAACTTGATAGAAGAG TTGCGGAAATGTGTGGACGTTTACAAacacatgtttgtgttttccgTGGCTAACATGAGGAACAACAAACTCAAGGACATCAGAACAGCCTGGAAACACAGCAG ATTCTTCTTTGGTAAAAACAAAGTGATGATGATCGCCATCGGAAGGAACTCCACAGATGAGTACAAAGACAATTTGCATAAG GTCAGCAGGTTTCTGAGAGGCGAAGTGGGTGTGTTATTCACAAATAAGACCAAGGAAGAAGTTCAAGA GTATTTCAGTCACTTTAAGGAGACAGATTTTGCGCGGGCAGGTAATAAGGCACAGATGGCCGTAACACTTGACGAAGGACCCCTGGAACAGTTCCCTCACTCCATGGAGCCCCAGCTGAGGCAGTTGGGCCTCCCCACCGCACTCAAGAAGG GAGTCGTGACGTTACTGAAAGAGCACCAAGTGTGCAAGGAGGGCGACGCCTTAACACCCGAGCAGGCTCGTATTCTG AAACTGTTTGGTATTGAGATGGCTGAATTCAAGTTGCTAGTCAAGTGCATGTGGAACTCTGAATCGAACGACTTTGAGAAGATGGCTGAGGAGGAAGACGAAGACGCCATGCAGGAAAATGAAGATAAGGAAGACGATGGAGAATGA